Proteins encoded in a region of the Vitis riparia cultivar Riparia Gloire de Montpellier isolate 1030 chromosome 7, EGFV_Vit.rip_1.0, whole genome shotgun sequence genome:
- the LOC117919201 gene encoding transcription factor bHLH131 gives MHAFGNPEEEMQYFQSYHEFGSCSNQNNGLDEGPQSQDAMNDGNSNLETEARAMEARDKHRVAERDRRKRTNCHYSTLRNLLPNATKLPKASVLARVIRRVTELREAAAELWTRDDGDGTEEFLFPGETNELRLGRCEGEGEGEVEGEGGVVKAMLNCEDRVELLSEVSTAVRSVGGRVVRAEMVTVGGWTKCLLWVHGLGQDGLEALRRALKVVVDRPSFFCGSGRGFRGNKRIRFSQ, from the exons ATGCATGCATTTGG AAACCCAGAAGAGGAAATGCAGTATTTTCAAAGTTACCATGAGTTTGGAAGCTGTTCCAACCAAAACAATGGCCTTGATGAAGGACCCCAATCACAGGATGCTATGAACGATGGGAATTCAAACTTGGAAACAGAAGCAAGAGCAATGGAAGCCCGGGATAAACACAGAGTCGCGGAGAGAGATCGCAGAAAGCGAACCAATTGCCACTACTCCACTCTTCGCAATCTTCTTCCCAACGCAACCAAA CTCCCCAAGGCGTCGGTGCTTGCGAGGGTCATCCGGCGCGTGACGGAACTGAGGGAGGCTGCAGCGGAGCTGTGGACGCGTGACGACGGCGATGGCACGGAGGAGTTTCTGTTTCCGGGTGAGACGAACGAGTTAAGGCTGGGGCGCTGTGAAGGTGAAGGGGAAGGTGAGGTTGAGGGTGAGGGTGGAGTGGTGAAGGCGATGTTGAACTGTGAAGATAGGGTGGAGCTTCTGTCGGAGGTGTCAACGGCGGTGAGGTCCGTCGGAGGGAGGGTGGTGAGAGCTGAGATGGTGACGGTGGGTGGGTGGACCAAGTGCCTTTTGTGGGTCCATGGGCTTGGACAAGATGGGCTTGAAGCCCTGCGTAGAGCCCTGAAGGTGGTGGTGGACAGGCCCAGTTTCTTCTGTGGGTCGGGCCGCGGTTTCCGAGGGAACAAGCGGATCCGGTTCTCTCAATGA
- the LOC117918708 gene encoding uncharacterized protein LOC117918708 isoform X2 produces MERRSTESDSVRLLGLSQDLLRYRNFSSSRRYALQALLSHPNLRWPHQILAILHVLIAADHPINPHLPDWYSILQLHPLSDNTPLIRKQFDKLSLLLNPLTNHFPFSQDAFTLVRDAWSLLSRPDRKALYDRRLAQHSSKMEDNGFSGNVDEPKNDFVDISDKSEDSSGELGRKKKGNTINLDSEKPKEEEVEKGGDRTVENIKTGDVDGEFGVTGKRRVMNVERAKPEEEEARKGSDGIGEKVKTSEDGFLSPNVTKRPMKRKSVAKNTKKLMGTGKRGRRYQNIIFAMGTDKPNCNVKAGSGVEEGGAGMVGGLGSGSSGVCVFAGRELCEEDDDIPVGVPISCDGWNGNFKSF; encoded by the exons ATGGAGCGACGGAGCACCGAATCTGATTCTGTACGTCTTCTAGGACTATCCCAAGACCTTCTCCGTTACCGCAACTTCTCGTCCTCCCGCAGGTACGCTCTCCAAGCTCTACTCTCCCACCCTAACCTCCGTTGGCCTCACCAAATACTTGCCATCCTCCACGTCCTCATTGCCGCCGATCACCCCATCAACCCCCACCTCCCCGACTGGTACTCCATCCTCCAACTCCACCCCCTATCCGACAATACACCCCTCATTCGGAAACAGTTCGACAAACTCTCCCTCCTCCTCAATCCACTCACCAACCACTTCCCCTTCTCCCAAGACGCCTTCACCCTCGTCCGCGACGCCTGGTCCCTCCTCTCCCGCCCCGATAGGAAGGCTCTCTACGATCGCCGACTGGCTCAGCACTCTTCCAAGATGGAGGATAATG GGTTTTCGGGAAATGTGGATGAACCTAAGAATGATTTTGTCGATATTTCTGATAAAAGCGAGGATTCATCTGGAGAACTTGGGcgtaaaaagaaaggaaataccATAAATCTAGACAGTGAGAAGCCAAAAGAGGAGGAAGTGGAGAAGGGAGGTGACCGCACTGTTGAGAACATAAAAACTGGTGATGTAGATGGAGAATTTGGGGTTACAGGGAAAAGAAGAGTCATGAATGTGGAAAGGGCGAAGCCAGAAGAAGAGGAAGCGAGGAAGGGAAGCGACGGCATTGGTGAAAAGGTGAAAACTAGTGAAGATGGGTTTCTATCGCCAAATGTCACCAAAAGACCCATGAAGAGGAAGTCTGTGGCAAAGAACACAAAGAAGTTGATGGGAACCGGGAAACGAGGTAGGAgatatcaaaatataatatttgccATGGGAACTGACAAACCGAACTGCAACGTGAAAGCAGGGAGTGGGGTTGAAGAGGGTGGTGCTGGAATGGTTGGAGGACTTGGGTCAGGAAGTTCAGGTGTTTGTGTTTTTGCTGGGCGCGAGTTGTGTGAGGAAGATGATGACATCCCTGTGGGTGTGCCCATCTCTTGTGATGGCTGGAATGGAAACTTCAAATCTTTTTAG
- the LOC117918707 gene encoding GPI ethanolamine phosphate transferase 2 isoform X3 produces the protein MLECDCWHLSSGLELSEIPPSFDRLILMVIDGLPAEFVLGKDGQPPSKALMDAMSYTQSLLKNGMAIGYHAKAAPPTVTMPRLKAMVSGAIGGFLDVAFNFNTQALLDDNLLGQFFSIGWKMVMLGDETWLKLFPGLFTRHDGVSSFYVKDTVQVDQNVSRHLGYELNRDDWDLLILHYLGLDHVGHIGGRNSVLMTPKLMEMDEVVKMIHLNTIVPQDDIKRQTLLVVVSDHGMTDNGNHGGSSYEETDSLVLFIGPTKYASDYASATHNTAYQVDIAPTLALLFGVPIPKNNVGVLIAEIFTSLTDDQQLRALELNSWQLLRLLEAQLPGLSCRSFNSDGFSDDQGLGISKCSGSMDEMFCCLYRNAKLLHSSWKLKTVSSSPVAAYHDFLKAASEWLSHRATDKPVNLLAYGVAAMILSCVILFTLIFCLCKEVDLREKQLFSDKNRTQGWHLHETFTLGVTLFLVISMGSSSMVEEEQYIWHFMTSTLYLLLFRNIIQSFPAGTLQSSVSAIKGQNKKCYFQMCSLFMLLVSGRILRGWHQGGVNWTNLPDISKWLEQAGSDYIKLIHLGSGLLLMSLSLFGISLLKSKRNFILVVQLAFSIPGLLVLQHIMKYQDSTSTASGYGATLLAQTIYVILGIMTTGTVIASPWFMPVWISETCSSCNFYFSTSVSIDGQNKSLLIGLRNSVYLIGWAYLYFWCLLQMLLQQPINSMPILLLLMQILASMLYSSNGRTHKQWVEVAAIYYLGMAGHFSLGNSNTLATIDVAGAYIGLSSHSTLLSGILMFIITYASPMLALLSMVMYISLKDPSYFVIPQNADYGYLLKMMIGCPCLVPLCLNSVLLTAYTIVLLLMRNHLFVWSVFSPKYLYVCATTVCVYVGVFVVAVTGFYTCLVFSMRRKRQDPFSNEMGKSLIGE, from the exons GCTTTGATGGATGCTATGTCATATACTCAGTcactcttaaagaatggaatGGCTATTGGGTACCATGCAAAGGCTGCACCACCAACTGTTACTATGCCTCGCTTGAAG GCTATGGTTTCAGGGGCCATTGGAGGATTCTTGGACGTTGCTTTCAATTTCAACACACAAGCTCTTTTAGATGACAATCTTCTTG GCCAATTTTTTAGTATTGGTTGGAAAATGGTGATGCTTGGTGATGAAACATGGCTTAAGTTGTTTCCAGGATTATTCACCAGACATGATGGAGTTAGCAGTTTTTAT GTTAAAGATACTGTACAAGTGGACCAAAATGTTTCTCGACATTTGGGATATGAGCTTAATAGGGATGACTGGGATCTTTTG ATTCTTCATTACCTAGGCCTGGATCATGTTGGGCATATAGGTGGACGCAATAG TGTTCTGATGACCCCAAAACTTATGGAGATGGATGAAGTGGTTAAGATGATCCATTTGAATACTATCGTACCTCAAGATGATATCAAAAGACAGACACTTCTG GTGGTAGTCAGTGACCATGGCATGACTGACAATGGTAATCATGGTGGATCTTCATATGAAGAAACTGATTCCTTGGTTCTATTTATTGGTCCAACAAAGTATGCCTCTGATTATGCATCGGCAACCCATAACACAGCTTACCAG GTTGACATTGCACCAACCCTAGCTCTTCTTTTTGGTGTGCCGATTCCCAAAAACAATGTTGGTGTCTTGATTGCAGAGATTTTTACTTCTTTAACAG ATGACCAACAACTGCGGGCATTAGAGTTGAATTCCTGGCAACTATTGAGATTACTCGAAGCACAGTTACCTGGTTTATCTTGTAGAAGTTTCAATTCTGATGGCTTTAGTGATGATCAAGGGTTAGGGATCAGTAAATGTAGTGGTAGTATGGATGAGATGTTTTGTTGCTTGTATAGAAATGCTAAATTGCTTCACAGTTCATGGAAGCTTAAGACAGTCTCCAG CAGCCCTGTTGCAGCATATCATGATTTCCTAAAAGCTGCAAGTGAGTGGTTGTCACACAGAGCCACTGAT AAACCTGTTAATCTTCTTGCTTATGGAGTTGCAGCAATGATCTTATCATGTGTGATACTGTTCACCCTGATATTTTGTCTTTGCAAGGAAGTTGATCTTAGAGAAAAGCAACTATTTTCTGACAAGAATAGAACCCAAGGGTGGCATTTACACGAGACTTTCACTTTGGGTGTTACTTTGTTCCTTGTTATAAGTATGGGGTCTAGTTCTATGGTAGAGGAAGAGCAATATATTTGGCATTTTATGACATCCACATTGTATTTGTTATTATTCCGTAACATAATACAGTCCTTCCCAGCAGGAACACTGCAAAGTTCAGTAAGTGCAATCAAGggacaaaacaaaaaatgctaTTTTCAAATGTGTTCCCTCTTTATGCTTCTTGTTTCTGGAAGAATTTTGAGGGGCTGGCATCAAGGTGGTGTGAATTGGACTAATCTTCCTGACATTTCAAAGTGGCTTGAACAGGCTGGGAGTGATTACATAAAATTGATCCATTTAGGCTCTGGGCTCCTGTTGATGAGTTTAAGCTTATTTGGTATATCTTTATTGAAATcaaagagaaatttcattttggTGGTTCAGTTAGCCTTTTCTATACCTGGGTTGTTGGTTTTGCAACATATTATGAAATATCAGGACAGCACTTCTACAGCATCCGGTTATGGGGCTACCTTACTAGCACAAACAATTTATGTGATTCTTGGTATCATGACAACTGGAACTGTCATAGCCTCACCATGGTTTATGCCTGTTTGGATTTCTGAGACCTGCTCAAGCTGTAATTTCTACTTTTCAACATCTGTTTCCATTGACGGTCAAAACAAGTCTCTCCTGATTGGATTGAGAAATTCTGTCTACTTGATTGGGTGGGCATACCTATATTTTTGGTGTCTTCTGCAGATGTTGCTTCAACAGCCAATTAATTCAATGCCTATACTATTGCTTCTCATGCAAATCCTAGCCAGCATGTTGTATTCTTCCAATGGCAGGACACATAAGCAGTGGGTTGAG GTTGCTGCAATATATTATCTGGGAATGGCAGGCCATTTTAGTCTTGGGAACAGCAATACACTAGCTACAATTGATGTTGCTGGAGCTTATATC GGCCTCTCAAGTCACTCAACATTACTTTCTGGCATTTTAATGTTCATCATCACCTATGCATCTCCAATGTTAGCTCTTCTTAGCATGGTGATGTACATCTCACTGAAGGACCCAAGCTATTTTGTAATTCCTCAGAATGCAGATTATGGATATCTTCTTAAGATGATGATTGGCTGCCCTTGTCTGGTTCCTCTGTGCTTGAATTCTGTTCTGTTGACTGCATATACCATTGTGTTGTTGCTGATGAGGAACCATTTATTTGTCTGGAGTGTCTTTTCCCCAAA GTATCTGTATGTTTGTGCTACAACTGTGTGCGTATATGTGGGAGTGTTTGTTGTGGCTGTAACTGGGTTTTATACATGTTTGGTCTTTTCCATGCGGAGAAAGAGGCAGGACCCCTTCAGCAATGAGATGGGCAAGAGCTTGATTGGTGAATAA
- the LOC117918708 gene encoding uncharacterized protein LOC117918708 isoform X1 translates to MERRSTESDSVRLLGLSQDLLRYRNFSSSRRYALQALLSHPNLRWPHQILAILHVLIAADHPINPHLPDWYSILQLHPLSDNTPLIRKQFDKLSLLLNPLTNHFPFSQDAFTLVRDAWSLLSRPDRKALYDRRLAQHSSKMEDNGDTFWTLCPYCYCLFQYYRVYEDCCLRCQNCTRAFQAVMIPSPPKAVEGTNHYCCFGFFPLGFSGNVDEPKNDFVDISDKSEDSSGELGRKKKGNTINLDSEKPKEEEVEKGGDRTVENIKTGDVDGEFGVTGKRRVMNVERAKPEEEEARKGSDGIGEKVKTSEDGFLSPNVTKRPMKRKSVAKNTKKLMGTGKRGRRYQNIIFAMGTDKPNCNVKAGSGVEEGGAGMVGGLGSGSSGVCVFAGRELCEEDDDIPVGVPISCDGWNGNFKSF, encoded by the coding sequence ATGGAGCGACGGAGCACCGAATCTGATTCTGTACGTCTTCTAGGACTATCCCAAGACCTTCTCCGTTACCGCAACTTCTCGTCCTCCCGCAGGTACGCTCTCCAAGCTCTACTCTCCCACCCTAACCTCCGTTGGCCTCACCAAATACTTGCCATCCTCCACGTCCTCATTGCCGCCGATCACCCCATCAACCCCCACCTCCCCGACTGGTACTCCATCCTCCAACTCCACCCCCTATCCGACAATACACCCCTCATTCGGAAACAGTTCGACAAACTCTCCCTCCTCCTCAATCCACTCACCAACCACTTCCCCTTCTCCCAAGACGCCTTCACCCTCGTCCGCGACGCCTGGTCCCTCCTCTCCCGCCCCGATAGGAAGGCTCTCTACGATCGCCGACTGGCTCAGCACTCTTCCAAGATGGAGGATAATGGTGATACGTTCTGGACTCTCTGTCCTTATTGTTATTGTCTGTTTCAGTACTATAGGGTTTATGAGGACTGTTGTTTGAGGTGTCAGAATTGTACGAGGGCGTTTCAGGCGGTAATGATTCCCTCGCCGCCCAAAGCTGTGGAAGGGACTAATCACTACTGTTGTTTTGGGTTTTTTCCCTTAGGGTTTTCGGGAAATGTGGATGAACCTAAGAATGATTTTGTCGATATTTCTGATAAAAGCGAGGATTCATCTGGAGAACTTGGGcgtaaaaagaaaggaaataccATAAATCTAGACAGTGAGAAGCCAAAAGAGGAGGAAGTGGAGAAGGGAGGTGACCGCACTGTTGAGAACATAAAAACTGGTGATGTAGATGGAGAATTTGGGGTTACAGGGAAAAGAAGAGTCATGAATGTGGAAAGGGCGAAGCCAGAAGAAGAGGAAGCGAGGAAGGGAAGCGACGGCATTGGTGAAAAGGTGAAAACTAGTGAAGATGGGTTTCTATCGCCAAATGTCACCAAAAGACCCATGAAGAGGAAGTCTGTGGCAAAGAACACAAAGAAGTTGATGGGAACCGGGAAACGAGGTAGGAgatatcaaaatataatatttgccATGGGAACTGACAAACCGAACTGCAACGTGAAAGCAGGGAGTGGGGTTGAAGAGGGTGGTGCTGGAATGGTTGGAGGACTTGGGTCAGGAAGTTCAGGTGTTTGTGTTTTTGCTGGGCGCGAGTTGTGTGAGGAAGATGATGACATCCCTGTGGGTGTGCCCATCTCTTGTGATGGCTGGAATGGAAACTTCAAATCTTTTTAG
- the LOC117918707 gene encoding GPI ethanolamine phosphate transferase 2 isoform X4, with protein MDAMSYTQSLLKNGMAIGYHAKAAPPTVTMPRLKAMVSGAIGGFLDVAFNFNTQALLDDNLLGQFFSIGWKMVMLGDETWLKLFPGLFTRHDGVSSFYVKDTVQVDQNVSRHLGYELNRDDWDLLILHYLGLDHVGHIGGRNSVLMTPKLMEMDEVVKMIHLNTIVPQDDIKRQTLLVVVSDHGMTDNGNHGGSSYEETDSLVLFIGPTKYASDYASATHNTAYQVDIAPTLALLFGVPIPKNNVGVLIAEIFTSLTDDQQLRALELNSWQLLRLLEAQLPGLSCRSFNSDGFSDDQGLGISKCSGSMDEMFCCLYRNAKLLHSSWKLKTVSSSPVAAYHDFLKAASEWLSHRATDKPVNLLAYGVAAMILSCVILFTLIFCLCKEVDLREKQLFSDKNRTQGWHLHETFTLGVTLFLVISMGSSSMVEEEQYIWHFMTSTLYLLLFRNIIQSFPAGTLQSSVSAIKGQNKKCYFQMCSLFMLLVSGRILRGWHQGGVNWTNLPDISKWLEQAGSDYIKLIHLGSGLLLMSLSLFGISLLKSKRNFILVVQLAFSIPGLLVLQHIMKYQDSTSTASGYGATLLAQTIYVILGIMTTGTVIASPWFMPVWISETCSSCNFYFSTSVSIDGQNKSLLIGLRNSVYLIGWAYLYFWCLLQMLLQQPINSMPILLLLMQILASMLYSSNGRTHKQWVEVAAIYYLGMAGHFSLGNSNTLATIDVAGAYIGLSSHSTLLSGILMFIITYASPMLALLSMVMYISLKDPSYFVIPQNADYGYLLKMMIGCPCLVPLCLNSVLLTAYTIVLLLMRNHLFVWSVFSPKYLYVCATTVCVYVGVFVVAVTGFYTCLVFSMRRKRQDPFSNEMGKSLIGE; from the exons ATGGATGCTATGTCATATACTCAGTcactcttaaagaatggaatGGCTATTGGGTACCATGCAAAGGCTGCACCACCAACTGTTACTATGCCTCGCTTGAAG GCTATGGTTTCAGGGGCCATTGGAGGATTCTTGGACGTTGCTTTCAATTTCAACACACAAGCTCTTTTAGATGACAATCTTCTTG GCCAATTTTTTAGTATTGGTTGGAAAATGGTGATGCTTGGTGATGAAACATGGCTTAAGTTGTTTCCAGGATTATTCACCAGACATGATGGAGTTAGCAGTTTTTAT GTTAAAGATACTGTACAAGTGGACCAAAATGTTTCTCGACATTTGGGATATGAGCTTAATAGGGATGACTGGGATCTTTTG ATTCTTCATTACCTAGGCCTGGATCATGTTGGGCATATAGGTGGACGCAATAG TGTTCTGATGACCCCAAAACTTATGGAGATGGATGAAGTGGTTAAGATGATCCATTTGAATACTATCGTACCTCAAGATGATATCAAAAGACAGACACTTCTG GTGGTAGTCAGTGACCATGGCATGACTGACAATGGTAATCATGGTGGATCTTCATATGAAGAAACTGATTCCTTGGTTCTATTTATTGGTCCAACAAAGTATGCCTCTGATTATGCATCGGCAACCCATAACACAGCTTACCAG GTTGACATTGCACCAACCCTAGCTCTTCTTTTTGGTGTGCCGATTCCCAAAAACAATGTTGGTGTCTTGATTGCAGAGATTTTTACTTCTTTAACAG ATGACCAACAACTGCGGGCATTAGAGTTGAATTCCTGGCAACTATTGAGATTACTCGAAGCACAGTTACCTGGTTTATCTTGTAGAAGTTTCAATTCTGATGGCTTTAGTGATGATCAAGGGTTAGGGATCAGTAAATGTAGTGGTAGTATGGATGAGATGTTTTGTTGCTTGTATAGAAATGCTAAATTGCTTCACAGTTCATGGAAGCTTAAGACAGTCTCCAG CAGCCCTGTTGCAGCATATCATGATTTCCTAAAAGCTGCAAGTGAGTGGTTGTCACACAGAGCCACTGAT AAACCTGTTAATCTTCTTGCTTATGGAGTTGCAGCAATGATCTTATCATGTGTGATACTGTTCACCCTGATATTTTGTCTTTGCAAGGAAGTTGATCTTAGAGAAAAGCAACTATTTTCTGACAAGAATAGAACCCAAGGGTGGCATTTACACGAGACTTTCACTTTGGGTGTTACTTTGTTCCTTGTTATAAGTATGGGGTCTAGTTCTATGGTAGAGGAAGAGCAATATATTTGGCATTTTATGACATCCACATTGTATTTGTTATTATTCCGTAACATAATACAGTCCTTCCCAGCAGGAACACTGCAAAGTTCAGTAAGTGCAATCAAGggacaaaacaaaaaatgctaTTTTCAAATGTGTTCCCTCTTTATGCTTCTTGTTTCTGGAAGAATTTTGAGGGGCTGGCATCAAGGTGGTGTGAATTGGACTAATCTTCCTGACATTTCAAAGTGGCTTGAACAGGCTGGGAGTGATTACATAAAATTGATCCATTTAGGCTCTGGGCTCCTGTTGATGAGTTTAAGCTTATTTGGTATATCTTTATTGAAATcaaagagaaatttcattttggTGGTTCAGTTAGCCTTTTCTATACCTGGGTTGTTGGTTTTGCAACATATTATGAAATATCAGGACAGCACTTCTACAGCATCCGGTTATGGGGCTACCTTACTAGCACAAACAATTTATGTGATTCTTGGTATCATGACAACTGGAACTGTCATAGCCTCACCATGGTTTATGCCTGTTTGGATTTCTGAGACCTGCTCAAGCTGTAATTTCTACTTTTCAACATCTGTTTCCATTGACGGTCAAAACAAGTCTCTCCTGATTGGATTGAGAAATTCTGTCTACTTGATTGGGTGGGCATACCTATATTTTTGGTGTCTTCTGCAGATGTTGCTTCAACAGCCAATTAATTCAATGCCTATACTATTGCTTCTCATGCAAATCCTAGCCAGCATGTTGTATTCTTCCAATGGCAGGACACATAAGCAGTGGGTTGAG GTTGCTGCAATATATTATCTGGGAATGGCAGGCCATTTTAGTCTTGGGAACAGCAATACACTAGCTACAATTGATGTTGCTGGAGCTTATATC GGCCTCTCAAGTCACTCAACATTACTTTCTGGCATTTTAATGTTCATCATCACCTATGCATCTCCAATGTTAGCTCTTCTTAGCATGGTGATGTACATCTCACTGAAGGACCCAAGCTATTTTGTAATTCCTCAGAATGCAGATTATGGATATCTTCTTAAGATGATGATTGGCTGCCCTTGTCTGGTTCCTCTGTGCTTGAATTCTGTTCTGTTGACTGCATATACCATTGTGTTGTTGCTGATGAGGAACCATTTATTTGTCTGGAGTGTCTTTTCCCCAAA GTATCTGTATGTTTGTGCTACAACTGTGTGCGTATATGTGGGAGTGTTTGTTGTGGCTGTAACTGGGTTTTATACATGTTTGGTCTTTTCCATGCGGAGAAAGAGGCAGGACCCCTTCAGCAATGAGATGGGCAAGAGCTTGATTGGTGAATAA